The Mus musculus strain C57BL/6J chromosome 2, GRCm38.p6 C57BL/6J genome has a window encoding:
- the Osbpl2 gene encoding oxysterol-binding protein-related protein 2, with the protein MNGEEEFFDAVTGFDSDNSSIGEFSEANKISGMIDLDTSKSTRSGKNGEKPQQENGIQKHRTALPAPMFTRSDFSVWSILKKCIGLELSKITMPIAFNEPLSFLQRITEYMEHVYLIHKASSQSQPLERMQSVAAFAVSAVASQWERTGKPFNPLLGETYELIREDLGFRFISEQVSHHPPISAFYSEGLNQDFRFHGSIYPKLKFWGKSVEAEPRGTITLELLKHNEAYTWTNPTCCVHNVILGQLWIEQYGIVEIVNHRTGDKCILHFKPCGLFGKELHRVEGYIQDKNRKKLFIMYGKWTECLWGIDPASYESFKKQEKRGDQARKAKMDDGPEKANSDVPGDVADDVPVAQETVQVIPGSKLLWRINSRPPNSAQMYNFTSFTVSLNELESGMEKTLPPTDCRLRPDIRGMENGNMDLASQEKERLEEKQREARKERAKEDAEWRTRWFSPGNNPYTGAPDWLYAGHYFERNFSDCPDIY; encoded by the exons ATGAACGGGGAGGAAGAATTCTTTGATGCCGTCACAG GCTTTGATTCTGATAATTCTTCTATAGGGGAATTTTCAGAGGCAAATAAAATTAGTGGGATGATTGACTTGGATACCAGCAAAAGTACTAGGAGTGGGAAAAATGGGGAGAAACCACAACAAGAGAATGGAATTCAAAAGCACAG GACAGCCCTTCCTGCTCCCATGTTCACCAGAAGCGACTTCAGTGTGTGGAGTATCCTGAAGAAATGCATTGGCTTG GAACTCTCCAAGATCACAATGCCAATTGCCTTCAATGAGCCACTGAGCTTCCTGCAGCGGATCACAGAGTACATGGAGCATGTGTACCTCATTCACAAAGCCTCAAGTCAGTCCCAGCCGCTGGAGAGAATGCAG TCTGTCGCTGCCTTTGCGGTCTCAGCTGTGGCTTCCCAGTGGGAGAGAACTGGCAAACCCTTTAACCCACTCTTGGGAGAGACATATGAGTTGATCAG GGAAGACTTAGGGTTCAGATTTATATCTGAGCAGGTCAGTCACCACCCTCCTATTAGCGCATTTTATTCAGAAGGTCTCAATCAAGACTTCAGGTTCCACGGTTCCATCTACCCAAAGCTGAAGTTCTGGGGCAAGAGTGTGGAGGCGGAGCCCCGGGGGACCATCACACTGGAGCTGCTCAA ACATAATGAAGCCTATACCTGGACCAACCCTACCTGCTGTGTACACAATGTCATCCTTGGGCAGCTATGGATAGAGCAGTATGGGATAGTGGAGATTGTAAATCACAG AACTGGAGATAAGTGTATACTTCACTTCAAGCCTTGTGGATTGTTTGGGAAGGAACTTCACAGAGTAGAAGGGTACATTCAAGACAAAAA CAGGAAGAAGCTCTTTATCATGTATGGCAAGTGGACAGAGTGCTTGTGGGGAATAGATCCTGCTTCATACGAGTCCTTTaagaagcaagagaagagaggtgACCAGGCCAGGAAGGCCAAGATG GATGATGGCCCCGAGAAAGCTAACAGTGATGTGCCTGGTGATGTGGCAGACGACGTTCCTGTGGCTCAGGAGACGGTGCAAGTCATCCCCGGCAGCAAGCTGCTCTGGAGGATCAACAGCCGGCCCCCCAACTCTGCTCAG ATGTACAACTTTACCAGCTTCACTGTGAGTCTCAATGAGTTGGAGTCAGGCATGGAGAAGACTCTGCCACCCACAGACTGCCGCCTCCGTCCTGACATACGAGGCATGGAGAACGGAAACATGG ATCTGGCCAGCCAGGAGAAGGAGCGGCTagaggaaaagcagagagaggccagaaaagagcgtGCCAAAGAGGACGCAGAGTGGCGGACCAG GTGGTTCTCTCCAGGCAATAACCCCTACACAGGAGCTCCTGACTGGCTGTACGCCGGCCATTACTTTGAGCGTAACTTCTCAGACTGCCCAGACATATACTAA